One genomic segment of Streptomyces sp. RerS4 includes these proteins:
- a CDS encoding ABC transporter substrate-binding protein: MRTSSSRRGRGRRTVLSVVAVVSTGTALLTGCGGDSDNGKGDGAAGGEQITLRIGTFGSFGYDDATGAKLYAEYMKTHPNIKIEESNVADGQKYWDTLKLRLSRDSGLADIQALEVGYIAEATGPAMADKWVDLGKTGGADLGAFLDWKVKQATTADGKVIGLGTDIGPMAICYNKDLFAQAKLPTDRAEVSALWAGDWAKFIAAGETYRKNAPAGTAFHDSAGGLFNAVISSEAVQYANAKGELDYENSTGVKKAWDTAVTAAKGELTAKLRQFDEKGTWNAAFKNSKFATVACPSWMTGIIKDQAGPENQGKWDIAAPPVAGNWGGSFLAVPKSGKHAKEAAELAAWLTAPAQHAKVFGVNGNIPSSKDTLASPAVQGATMPYFGDTPIGKIYSQAAAGITPAPISRWDGQVKTFLTDNGILDIEQRGTDPAKAWENVKKLVDDKIDQ; the protein is encoded by the coding sequence ATGCGTACTTCCAGCAGCAGACGCGGACGCGGACGCCGCACCGTGCTCAGCGTGGTCGCCGTGGTGTCGACCGGCACGGCCCTGCTCACCGGCTGCGGCGGTGACAGCGACAACGGCAAGGGCGACGGGGCGGCCGGCGGCGAGCAGATCACGCTGCGGATCGGTACCTTCGGTTCCTTCGGCTACGACGACGCGACCGGGGCCAAGCTCTACGCCGAGTACATGAAGACGCACCCGAACATCAAGATCGAAGAGTCGAACGTCGCGGACGGCCAGAAGTACTGGGACACGCTCAAGCTGCGCCTCTCCCGCGACAGCGGTCTCGCGGACATCCAGGCCCTTGAGGTGGGCTACATCGCCGAGGCGACCGGCCCCGCGATGGCGGACAAGTGGGTCGACCTGGGCAAGACGGGCGGCGCGGACCTCGGCGCGTTCCTCGACTGGAAGGTCAAGCAGGCCACCACGGCCGACGGCAAGGTCATCGGCCTCGGCACGGACATCGGCCCGATGGCCATCTGCTACAACAAGGACCTCTTCGCCCAGGCCAAGCTGCCGACCGATCGCGCCGAGGTCTCCGCGCTCTGGGCGGGCGACTGGGCGAAGTTCATAGCGGCCGGTGAGACGTACAGGAAGAACGCCCCGGCCGGCACCGCCTTCCACGACTCCGCCGGCGGCCTGTTCAACGCCGTGATCTCCAGCGAGGCCGTCCAGTACGCCAACGCCAAGGGCGAGCTGGACTACGAGAACAGCACGGGCGTGAAGAAGGCCTGGGACACCGCCGTCACGGCCGCCAAGGGCGAACTGACCGCGAAGCTGCGCCAGTTCGACGAGAAGGGCACCTGGAACGCGGCCTTCAAGAACTCGAAGTTCGCCACCGTCGCCTGCCCCAGCTGGATGACGGGCATCATCAAGGACCAGGCGGGCCCGGAGAACCAGGGGAAGTGGGACATCGCCGCGCCGCCCGTCGCCGGGAACTGGGGCGGCTCCTTCCTCGCCGTGCCGAAGTCGGGCAAGCACGCCAAGGAGGCGGCCGAGCTCGCCGCGTGGCTCACCGCCCCGGCCCAGCACGCCAAGGTCTTCGGGGTGAACGGCAACATCCCCTCCTCCAAGGACACGCTCGCCTCCCCGGCGGTTCAGGGCGCCACGATGCCGTACTTCGGCGACACCCCGATCGGCAAGATCTACTCGCAGGCCGCGGCCGGGATCACGCCCGCCCCGATCAGCCGCTGGGACGGCCAGGTGAAGACCTTCCTCACCGACAACGGCATCCTCGACATCGAGCAGCGCGGCACCGACCCGGCGAAGGCCTGGGAGAACGTCAAGAAGCTGGTGGACGACAAGATCGACCAGTAG
- a CDS encoding sugar ABC transporter permease — protein MATSVRAAGDGSAPPAAQAPGAGAGPGSHRQRPSGRSAWRSTLYRLDLKAVPYVFIAPFFLTFAAFGLFPLIYTGWLSLHRVELGGSAQWRGMGNYSALATSEFFWNALANTFTIGVISTVPQLLMALCLAHLLNYKLRGRGFFRVAVLAPYATSIAAATLVFAQLFNTDYGLINTVLGWLGFDPVSWESSKWPAQIAISVIVTWRWTGYNALIYLAAMQAVPRDLYEAAALDGASRLRQFLSVTIPSIRPTILFTVVVSTIGATQLFGEPMLFGGSVGISGGSGNQFQTLSLLMYEKGWVTGALGQASAIAWVMLLLLLIIGGIQALISRSNRNRNRNRNRNRNQRTKAGS, from the coding sequence GTGGCCACCTCCGTACGGGCGGCGGGCGACGGCTCCGCGCCGCCCGCCGCACAAGCCCCGGGCGCCGGCGCCGGCCCCGGCTCCCACAGGCAGCGGCCCTCCGGCCGGAGCGCTTGGCGCAGCACGCTCTACCGCCTCGATCTGAAGGCGGTCCCGTACGTCTTCATCGCTCCCTTCTTCCTCACCTTCGCGGCCTTCGGCCTCTTTCCCCTGATCTACACGGGCTGGCTCTCGCTCCACCGGGTCGAACTCGGGGGCAGCGCGCAGTGGAGGGGAATGGGGAACTACAGCGCGCTGGCGACCAGCGAGTTCTTCTGGAACGCCCTCGCCAACACCTTCACCATCGGTGTGATCTCGACCGTCCCCCAGCTGCTGATGGCGCTCTGCCTGGCTCATCTGCTCAACTACAAACTTCGCGGCCGGGGCTTCTTCCGCGTAGCCGTCCTCGCCCCGTACGCCACCTCCATCGCGGCCGCGACGCTCGTCTTCGCCCAGCTCTTCAACACCGACTACGGTCTGATCAACACGGTGCTCGGCTGGCTGGGCTTCGACCCGGTCTCCTGGGAGTCCTCCAAGTGGCCCGCGCAGATCGCGATCTCGGTGATCGTCACGTGGCGCTGGACGGGCTACAACGCGCTCATCTACCTGGCGGCGATGCAGGCCGTACCGCGGGACCTCTACGAGGCCGCAGCGCTGGACGGGGCGTCGCGACTGCGGCAGTTCCTCAGCGTCACCATCCCCTCCATCCGGCCGACGATCCTCTTCACCGTCGTCGTCTCCACCATCGGCGCCACCCAGCTCTTCGGCGAGCCGATGCTCTTCGGCGGCAGCGTCGGCATCAGCGGCGGCAGCGGGAACCAGTTCCAGACCCTGAGCCTGCTCATGTACGAGAAGGGCTGGGTCACCGGCGCGCTGGGCCAGGCCTCCGCCATCGCCTGGGTCATGCTCCTGCTCCTTCTGATCATCGGCGGGATCCAGGCCCTGATCTCCCGATCGAACCGCAACCGCAACCGCAACCGCAACCGCAACCGCAACCAACGTACGAAGGCCGGGAGCTGA
- a CDS encoding carbohydrate ABC transporter permease gives MARTLDTTPPAAASRTRRLRPSAGRQHHAGPLTYVLLGLAALVSLFPLYWNLVAASHSGERVVEAPAPLLPGPRLLDNLSFAWNQVDMGEALVNTTIVAGLVSLSTVLFSTLAGFAFAKLPFRGRGALLALVVATMTIPPQLSVIPLYQIITDLGWVDQLQSVVLPSLVAAFGVFFMRQYLIEALPTELVEAARMDGAHSLRIIWHVVFPVARPAMAVLGMLVFVQAWNDFFWPFIALTPDGNPTLQVALAGLGAGNHTVDQAVVLTGALISTLPLLLVFAVLGKHVVGGITAGAVKN, from the coding sequence ATGGCCCGCACACTCGACACGACGCCCCCCGCCGCGGCGTCGCGCACCAGGCGTCTTCGCCCGTCGGCCGGCCGTCAGCACCACGCGGGGCCGCTGACCTACGTCCTGCTCGGCCTGGCCGCCCTCGTCTCCCTCTTCCCGCTGTACTGGAACCTCGTCGCCGCCTCCCATTCGGGCGAGCGCGTGGTGGAGGCCCCGGCCCCGCTCCTGCCCGGACCCCGGCTCCTCGACAACCTCTCCTTCGCCTGGAACCAGGTCGACATGGGCGAGGCGCTGGTCAACACGACGATCGTGGCCGGGCTCGTGTCCCTGTCCACCGTCCTGTTCTCCACCCTGGCCGGCTTCGCCTTCGCCAAGCTGCCCTTCAGGGGCCGCGGCGCCCTGCTGGCGCTCGTGGTGGCCACCATGACGATCCCGCCGCAGCTCAGCGTGATCCCGCTGTACCAGATCATCACCGACCTCGGCTGGGTCGACCAGCTCCAGTCGGTCGTCCTGCCCTCGCTGGTCGCCGCCTTCGGCGTGTTCTTCATGCGTCAGTACCTCATCGAGGCACTCCCCACAGAACTCGTGGAGGCGGCCAGGATGGACGGGGCGCACAGCCTGCGCATCATCTGGCACGTGGTGTTCCCCGTGGCACGGCCCGCGATGGCGGTCCTCGGCATGCTCGTCTTCGTCCAGGCCTGGAACGACTTCTTCTGGCCCTTCATCGCACTGACCCCCGACGGCAACCCCACTCTCCAGGTCGCCCTGGCCGGCCTCGGCGCGGGCAATCACACCGTCGACCAGGCCGTCGTACTGACCGGCGCACTCATCTCCACGCTGCCGCTGCTCCTGGTCTTCGCCGTACTCGGCAAGCACGTCGTGGGCGGCATCACCGCCGGCGCCGTCAAGAACTGA
- a CDS encoding LacI family DNA-binding transcriptional regulator, whose translation MTQLPDVSRAPTMTDVARVAGVSHQTVSRVLSDHPNVSAKTRAAVTQVIEQLGYRRNSAARALATRRTHTLGVIAVNTTLHGPASTVAGVQEAARDRGYLTSAVTLRTATRTALAEAMQHLAGWGVEGIVAVTPQRDAVRALAALEAPCPVVTVEGGHTLDLPGVSLDQNLGARMITEHLLASGHSTVWHVAGPPDWLESEARTQGWEEALRDAGAEVPPLLRGDWSPLSGYQAGQQLAGRVRASRGQAAGLTAVFVANDQMALGVLRALREAGLRTPEDVAVAGFDDIPEAEFFPPPLTTIRQDFASIGRDSIGLLLDHIEGRTDESTHLVVAPELIVRASTARRSAPPGA comes from the coding sequence TTGACCCAGCTCCCAGACGTCTCGCGAGCGCCCACGATGACGGACGTCGCACGCGTCGCCGGCGTGTCCCACCAGACCGTTTCACGCGTGCTCAGCGACCACCCGAACGTCAGCGCCAAGACCCGGGCCGCGGTGACCCAGGTCATCGAGCAGCTGGGGTACCGCCGCAACTCGGCAGCCCGTGCACTGGCCACTCGCCGGACCCACACGCTCGGCGTCATCGCGGTGAACACCACGCTGCACGGGCCGGCCAGCACCGTGGCGGGAGTGCAGGAGGCAGCTCGGGACCGCGGGTACCTGACGTCCGCCGTCACGCTGCGGACCGCCACGCGGACAGCCCTCGCCGAAGCCATGCAGCACCTCGCGGGGTGGGGCGTGGAGGGGATCGTCGCCGTCACTCCCCAGCGCGACGCGGTGAGGGCCCTGGCGGCCTTGGAAGCACCGTGCCCGGTGGTCACCGTGGAAGGCGGCCACACGCTGGACCTGCCAGGGGTGTCGCTGGACCAGAACCTCGGCGCTCGCATGATCACGGAACATCTCCTCGCCTCGGGCCACTCCACCGTGTGGCACGTCGCGGGCCCTCCCGACTGGCTGGAGAGCGAGGCCCGCACGCAGGGGTGGGAGGAAGCGCTGCGCGATGCCGGCGCCGAGGTGCCACCCCTGCTGCGCGGCGACTGGAGTCCGCTGTCGGGATACCAGGCCGGTCAGCAGCTCGCGGGTCGGGTCCGGGCGTCACGAGGGCAGGCAGCGGGCCTCACCGCGGTGTTCGTCGCCAACGACCAGATGGCCCTCGGTGTCCTGAGGGCCCTGCGGGAAGCGGGCCTGCGCACGCCGGAGGACGTGGCGGTGGCCGGCTTCGACGACATCCCCGAGGCGGAGTTCTTCCCACCCCCGCTGACGACGATCCGTCAGGACTTCGCCTCGATCGGCCGCGACAGCATCGGACTGCTCCTGGACCACATCGAAGGCCGTACCGACGAGTCGACGCACCTGGTGGTGGCGCCCGAGCTCATCG
- a CDS encoding GH1 family beta-glucosidase codes for MTASETRPLAATRTFPPDFLWGTATAAYQIEGAAREDGRTPSIWDTFSHTPGKVFEGHTGDVAVDHYHRYSEDVRLMSELGLSAYRFSVSWSRVQPTGRGPAVQKGLDFYRRLVDELLTAGIDPALTLYHWDLPQDLEDAGGWPERSTAERFAEYAALVADALGDRVKRWITLNEPWCSAFLGYASGVHAPGRTDPVAALRAAHHLNLGHGLAVQALRSALPADAQLAVSLNLHEIRPLSPSAEDREAARRIDAVGNRIWLGPMLEGAYPEDLLADTAHLTDWTFVRDGDTAAIHQPLDLLAVNYYTPTVVSHVAKGAARPQDDGHGNSEHSPWPGADEVAFHRAPGERTAMGWPVDPSALYDLLTRTAARYPGLPLVISENGAAYEDEVGRDGTVHDPQRAAYIHAHLDAVHRAITDGADVRGYFLWSLLDNFEWAYGYAKRFGAIHVDYDTLKRTPKSSARWYSRLARTGELRAPGNA; via the coding sequence ATGACCGCGTCCGAGACCCGGCCACTCGCCGCCACCCGCACCTTCCCGCCCGATTTCCTGTGGGGCACGGCCACGGCCGCGTACCAGATCGAGGGCGCCGCCCGCGAGGACGGCCGGACCCCCTCCATCTGGGACACCTTCTCGCACACGCCCGGCAAGGTCTTCGAGGGCCATACCGGCGACGTGGCGGTGGACCACTACCACCGGTATTCCGAGGACGTCCGACTCATGTCCGAACTCGGCCTGAGCGCCTACCGGTTCTCCGTCTCCTGGTCACGCGTGCAGCCGACCGGCCGGGGACCCGCCGTCCAGAAGGGCCTGGACTTCTACCGACGGCTCGTCGACGAACTGCTCACCGCCGGCATCGACCCCGCCCTCACCCTCTACCACTGGGACCTGCCCCAGGACCTGGAGGACGCGGGAGGTTGGCCGGAACGCTCGACGGCCGAGCGGTTCGCCGAGTACGCGGCCCTCGTCGCCGACGCCCTCGGAGACCGGGTCAAGCGCTGGATCACGCTCAACGAGCCTTGGTGCAGCGCGTTCCTCGGCTACGCTTCCGGCGTCCACGCTCCGGGCCGCACCGATCCGGTCGCCGCCCTCCGTGCCGCCCACCACCTCAACCTCGGCCACGGCCTCGCCGTCCAGGCGCTGCGGTCCGCCCTGCCCGCGGACGCTCAACTCGCGGTCTCCCTCAACCTCCACGAGATCCGCCCGCTGAGCCCTTCGGCCGAGGACCGGGAAGCGGCGCGCCGCATCGACGCCGTGGGCAACCGGATCTGGCTGGGCCCGATGCTGGAGGGCGCCTACCCCGAGGACCTCCTCGCCGACACCGCGCACCTGACCGACTGGACCTTCGTCAGGGACGGCGACACCGCTGCGATCCACCAGCCGCTGGACCTGCTGGCCGTCAACTACTACACGCCGACGGTGGTTTCGCACGTCGCGAAGGGCGCGGCACGGCCGCAGGACGACGGTCACGGCAACAGCGAGCACTCCCCCTGGCCGGGCGCGGACGAGGTCGCCTTCCACCGCGCCCCGGGCGAACGCACCGCGATGGGCTGGCCGGTCGACCCGAGCGCGCTCTACGACCTGCTCACGCGCACCGCCGCCCGCTATCCGGGCCTGCCGCTGGTCATCAGCGAGAACGGCGCGGCGTACGAGGACGAGGTCGGGCGGGACGGCACGGTCCACGACCCGCAGCGCGCCGCCTACATCCACGCGCACCTCGACGCCGTGCACCGGGCGATCACGGACGGGGCGGACGTGCGCGGCTACTTCCTGTGGTCGCTGCTCGACAACTTCGAGTGGGCGTACGGCTACGCCAAACGGTTCGGCGCCATCCACGTCGACTACGACACCCTGAAGCGCACACCCAAATCGAGCGCGCGCTGGTACTCCCGCCTGGCCCGGACGGGAGAGCTGCGCGCTCCCGGCAACGCGTAG
- a CDS encoding LacI family DNA-binding transcriptional regulator — MHEGSSRGVSGRRNGRPTLEEVAALAGVGRGTVSRVINGSPRVSEQARDAVARAVAELGYVPNQAARALAGSRTDAVALVIPETEARVFSEPYFLDLIRGVSAELAEADKQLLLTLVRTEAERQRFEHYLAARRVDGVLLASVHGDDPLPDRIAELGLPVVMNGRRSEAEPVAYVDSDNIGAGRAAVAHLAGRGRSRIATISGPLDMYVARARLGGYRAGLAEAGIAPDESLVATADFTEEGGRRAMRELLERAPGLDAVFSASDVMAAGARGVLREAGRRIPEDVALVGVDDSAVARLMDPPLTSVRQPIEEMGRTMTRLLLQKVAEDPGAGPAAGGEQRRVLPTELIVRHSS, encoded by the coding sequence ATGCACGAGGGGAGTTCGAGGGGCGTGAGCGGACGGCGCAACGGCAGGCCCACCCTGGAGGAGGTCGCGGCCCTGGCCGGCGTCGGCCGGGGCACGGTGTCGCGGGTGATCAACGGTTCGCCGAGGGTGAGCGAGCAGGCCAGGGACGCGGTCGCCCGCGCCGTCGCCGAGCTGGGGTACGTGCCCAACCAGGCGGCCAGGGCCCTGGCCGGCAGCCGGACCGACGCGGTGGCCCTCGTGATCCCGGAGACCGAGGCCAGAGTGTTCTCGGAGCCGTACTTCCTCGATCTGATCCGCGGGGTCAGCGCCGAACTCGCCGAGGCGGACAAACAGCTGCTGCTCACCCTGGTCCGCACGGAGGCGGAGCGGCAGCGCTTCGAGCACTACCTGGCCGCCCGACGGGTCGACGGCGTACTGCTGGCATCCGTCCACGGGGACGACCCGCTGCCCGACCGGATCGCGGAGCTGGGGCTGCCCGTCGTCATGAACGGCCGCCGCTCCGAGGCCGAACCCGTCGCCTACGTGGACTCCGACAACATCGGCGCCGGCCGGGCGGCCGTGGCCCACCTCGCGGGGCGGGGCCGGAGCCGGATCGCCACCATCAGCGGGCCGCTGGACATGTACGTGGCCCGCGCGCGCCTGGGCGGCTACCGTGCGGGGCTCGCCGAGGCCGGCATCGCGCCCGACGAGTCGCTGGTGGCGACCGCGGACTTCACCGAGGAGGGCGGCCGACGGGCGATGCGCGAGCTTCTGGAGCGTGCGCCCGGCCTGGACGCGGTCTTCTCCGCCTCCGACGTGATGGCGGCAGGGGCGCGCGGGGTGCTGCGGGAGGCCGGGCGGCGGATCCCCGAGGACGTCGCCCTCGTAGGGGTGGACGACTCCGCGGTGGCCCGTCTGATGGACCCGCCTCTGACGAGCGTGCGCCAGCCGATCGAGGAGATGGGCCGCACGATGACCCGGCTGCTGCTCCAGAAGGTCGCGGAGGATCCCGGAGCCGGTCCTGCGGCGGGCGGGGAGCAGCGGCGGGTCCTTCCCACGGAGCTGATCGTGCGGCATTCCTCCTGA
- a CDS encoding glycoside hydrolase family 6 protein — translation MSRTIPRTALLAALSLVTAAGATATVFGTPAGAAPAGCKVEYQIPNQWNNGFGANVIVTNTGDPVAAWTLEWSYANGQQVTQGWNATITQSGAAVTAKSMSYNGALATGGSTSFGFNGSHTGTNAVPVTFKLNGVTCNGATDPTQPPTTPPTTPPTTPPTTPPSPGGKVDNPYAGAKMYVNPEWSAHAAAEPGGSRVSNQPTAVWLDRIALVTGTSGKMGLRDHLDAALAQKGSGELVVQLVIYNLPGRDCSALASNGELGPTEIDKYKTQYIDPIAATLADPKYAGLRIVTTVEIDSLPNLVTNVSGRPTATANCDVMKTNGNYVKGVGYALNKLGSIANVYNYVDAGHHGWLGWDDNFGASAEMFKQAATAEGSTLSHVHGFIVNTANYSALKEDHFKIEDSVNGTPVRQSKWVDWNRYTDELSYAQAMRTKLVSLGFDAKIGMLIDTSRNGWGGAARPTGPGALTSVDTYVNGGRYDRRIHLGNWCNQSGAGLGERPQAAPAAGIDAYVWIKPPGESDGASKEIPNNEGKGFDRMCDPTYTGNVRNGNSMSGSLPDAPLAGQWFSAQFQELMKNAHPAL, via the coding sequence ATGAGCCGCACCATCCCCCGCACCGCACTCTTGGCAGCCCTGAGTCTCGTCACGGCCGCCGGCGCCACCGCCACCGTGTTCGGTACCCCCGCCGGCGCCGCCCCCGCGGGCTGCAAGGTCGAATACCAGATCCCCAACCAGTGGAACAACGGGTTCGGCGCGAACGTGATCGTCACCAACACCGGTGACCCTGTCGCCGCCTGGACCCTGGAATGGTCCTACGCGAACGGCCAGCAGGTCACCCAGGGCTGGAACGCCACCATCACCCAGTCCGGGGCCGCGGTAACCGCGAAGAGCATGTCCTACAACGGGGCGCTGGCCACGGGCGGTTCGACGTCCTTCGGCTTCAACGGTTCGCACACCGGCACGAACGCCGTCCCGGTGACGTTCAAGCTCAACGGCGTCACCTGCAACGGCGCCACCGACCCGACCCAGCCCCCGACCACTCCCCCGACAACACCGCCCACGACGCCGCCGACCACCCCTCCGTCACCCGGCGGCAAGGTCGACAACCCCTACGCCGGCGCCAAGATGTACGTGAACCCCGAGTGGTCCGCACATGCCGCCGCCGAACCGGGCGGCAGCAGGGTGTCCAACCAGCCCACCGCCGTCTGGCTTGACCGCATCGCCCTGGTCACCGGCACGAGCGGCAAGATGGGTCTGCGCGACCACCTGGACGCGGCCCTGGCCCAGAAGGGCAGCGGCGAACTCGTCGTCCAGCTGGTGATCTACAACCTGCCCGGCCGGGACTGCTCCGCGCTCGCCTCCAACGGCGAACTGGGCCCGACCGAGATCGACAAGTACAAGACGCAGTACATCGACCCGATCGCCGCGACCCTCGCCGACCCCAAGTACGCGGGACTGCGGATCGTCACGACCGTCGAGATCGACTCGCTTCCGAACCTGGTCACCAACGTCTCCGGACGCCCGACGGCCACCGCCAACTGCGATGTGATGAAGACCAACGGCAACTACGTCAAGGGCGTCGGCTACGCCCTGAACAAGCTGGGTTCGATCGCCAACGTCTACAACTACGTGGACGCGGGCCACCACGGCTGGCTCGGCTGGGACGACAACTTCGGCGCCTCCGCGGAGATGTTCAAGCAAGCGGCAACGGCCGAGGGCTCCACGCTCTCCCACGTGCACGGCTTCATCGTAAACACGGCCAACTACAGCGCCCTCAAGGAGGACCACTTCAAGATCGAGGACTCCGTGAACGGCACCCCCGTACGCCAGTCGAAGTGGGTCGACTGGAACCGCTACACGGACGAGTTGTCGTACGCCCAGGCCATGCGGACCAAGCTGGTGTCGCTGGGCTTCGACGCGAAGATCGGCATGCTGATCGACACCTCCCGCAACGGCTGGGGCGGCGCGGCCCGGCCCACCGGACCCGGAGCGCTGACCAGCGTGGACACGTACGTCAACGGCGGCCGCTACGACCGGCGCATCCACCTCGGCAACTGGTGCAACCAGTCGGGCGCCGGACTCGGCGAACGGCCCCAGGCCGCCCCCGCGGCGGGCATCGACGCCTACGTGTGGATCAAGCCGCCGGGCGAGTCTGACGGCGCCAGCAAGGAGATCCCGAACAACGAGGGCAAGGGCTTCGACCGGATGTGCGACCCCACGTACACGGGCAACGTACGCAACGGCAACAGCATGTCGGGCTCGCTCCCGGACGCGCCGCTCGCCGGACAGTGGTTCTCCGCCCAGTTCCAGGAGCTCATGAAGAACGCCCACCCGGCACTGTGA
- the araD gene encoding L-ribulose-5-phosphate 4-epimerase AraD: MSVTLLKDLRREVLAANLRIPQAGLATLTWGNVSGVDRDAGVFVIKPSGVSYADLTEEDLVAVALEDGRVVDGHLRPSTDTETHRCLYRAFPAIGGVTHTHSTHAVAFAQARRPIPVLGTTHADTFNGPVPVTADLTAEQCARDYEYNTGQVIVARLDGDPRRADEVPGALVSRHGPFTWGATAKAALENAIVCEAVAEMALHTLALGSRLGDTSEPPRHLLERHFTRKHGPDAYYGNTPHPRGARGAGRLGDA; the protein is encoded by the coding sequence GTGAGCGTGACCCTCCTCAAGGACCTCCGTCGCGAGGTCCTCGCGGCCAATCTGCGCATCCCGCAGGCCGGTCTGGCGACCCTCACCTGGGGAAACGTCAGCGGAGTGGACCGGGACGCCGGCGTCTTCGTCATCAAGCCGTCCGGGGTCTCCTACGCCGACCTCACCGAGGAGGACCTGGTGGCGGTGGCGCTGGAGGACGGGCGGGTCGTCGACGGACACCTCAGGCCGTCCACCGACACCGAAACCCATCGGTGCCTCTACCGGGCCTTCCCCGCCATCGGCGGCGTGACCCACACGCACTCGACGCACGCCGTCGCCTTCGCCCAGGCCCGCCGCCCGATCCCCGTGCTCGGCACGACACACGCCGACACCTTCAACGGGCCCGTCCCCGTGACGGCGGACCTCACCGCCGAGCAGTGCGCGCGGGACTACGAGTACAACACCGGACAGGTGATCGTCGCCCGGCTCGACGGCGATCCCCGCCGGGCCGACGAGGTCCCCGGAGCGCTCGTATCACGGCACGGCCCCTTCACCTGGGGCGCCACCGCGAAGGCCGCGCTGGAGAACGCCATCGTTTGCGAGGCCGTGGCGGAGATGGCGCTGCACACGCTGGCGCTGGGGTCCCGCCTCGGGGACACCTCCGAACCACCGAGGCATCTGCTGGAGCGGCACTTCACCCGCAAGCACGGACCGGACGCCTATTACGGCAACACCCCTCACCCCCGAGGCGCCCGAGGCGCCGGCCGCCTCGGCGACGCGTGA